A DNA window from Zingiber officinale cultivar Zhangliang chromosome 3A, Zo_v1.1, whole genome shotgun sequence contains the following coding sequences:
- the LOC122053074 gene encoding UDP-galactose transporter 1-like: protein MEEAKMSHWATVRAVLSILQWWVFNVTVIIMNKWIFQNLDFKFPLTVSCIHFICSAIGAYTVIELLKIKPLIEVEPEDRWRRIFPMSFVFCINIVLGNVSLRFIPVSFMQTIKSFTPATTVILQWLVWRKVFDWRIWASLVPIVGGILLTSMTELSFNTFGFCAALFGCLATSTKTILAESLLHGYKFDSINTVYYMAPFATMILSLPALILEGAGVVNWFYTHESIFSSLLIIFGSGVSAFCLNFSIFYVIHSTTAVTFNVAGNLKVAVAVLVSWLIFRNPISVMNAFGCAVTLLGCTFYGYVRHKLSQQSAIPGTPHTPRSQMELLPLVNDKQEKL, encoded by the exons ATGGAGGAGGCCAAGATGTCGCATTGGGCGACGGTCCGCGCAGTGCTGTCGATCCTGCAGTGGTGGGTGTTCAATGTCACGGTCATCATCATGAACAAGTGGATATTTCAG AATCTAGATTTTAAGTTTCCTCTGACAGTATCATGCATCCACTTCATCTGCTCCGCCATTGGAGCATATACTGTGATTGAGTTACTAAAGATAAAACCCCTAATTGAGGTTGAACCTGAAGATCGCTGGAGGAGGATATTCCCAATgtcatttgtattttgcattaatattgtcttgGGAAATGTGAGCTTGAGGTTTATTCCAGTTTCATTCATGCAGACTATTAAATCCTTCACTCCTGCAACAACAG TCATTTTGCAGTGGTTAGTATGGAGAAAAGTTTTTGACTGGCGCATATGGGCTTCATTGGTTCCCATCGTAGGGGGGATTCTTCTAACCTCCATGACAGAGCTTAGCTTCAATACATTTGGATTTTGTGCTGCCTTATTTGGCTGCCTTGCTACCTCAACAAAGACAATTCTAGCAGAGTCTCTTCTTCATGGATATAAATTTGACAG CATAAACACGGTGTACTATATGGCACCTTTCGCAACTATGATACTGTCTCTTCCTGCATTGATACTCGAAGGAGCTGGAGTGGTCAACTGGTTCTACACTCATGAATCTATATTTTCATCTTTGCTCATCATTTTTGGCTCAGGTGTTTCAGCCTTTTGCCTTAACTTCTCAATCTTCTACGTCATACATTCAACTACAGCTGTGACATTCAATGTTGCCGGCAATCTCAAA GTTGCTGTTGCCGTATTAGTTTCATGGCTTATTTTCAGAAATCCAATCTCTGTTATGAATGCATTCGGATGTGCCGTGACTCTGTTAGGCTGCACGTTCTATGGATACGTCAGGCACAAGCTCTCTCAGCAGTCTGCAATTCCCGGAACACCTCATACACCTCGAAGTCAAATGGAGCTACTTCCGCTTGTAAATGATAAGCAAGAAAAGCTTTAG